A window of the Flavobacterium sangjuense genome harbors these coding sequences:
- a CDS encoding serine hydrolase domain-containing protein produces the protein MKKFLKVFAVLLLILLVYLRIEIYPQLDLISGFSAKSVASGHFIDGRSLLTIEQGDNDIDKIDWATNKIDDSQYYVTSAVYGLKKRKAIYREGLGATLINDDFDVTKPYDVPKRTKINNNLPYPFGNLEAKDTVFDNVDYKKLKAAVNNAFDAKEEKLKRTRSVIVIYKDKIIAESYAFGFNKNSKILGWSMTKSLTATYFGILQKQGKIDIMKPAPIVEWKNDERSKITLNDLLHMNSGLEWEEDYSKISDVTKMLFQAEDMTKSQAEKPAKYKPNTHWNYSSGTTNLLSGILRKQFKTHQEYLDFWYSSLFDKIGMSSALTETDMAGNFVGSSYGWATTRDWAKFGLLYLHKGNWNGEQLFDESWAKYVATPTASSNGRYGAQFWLNAGGYFPDVPKDMFYCSGYQGQMVAIFPSQNLVIVRMGLSEDFDFNKFLRDVIGSFKK, from the coding sequence ATGAAAAAATTCCTCAAAGTTTTTGCTGTTTTATTGCTTATTCTTCTTGTTTATTTACGTATTGAAATTTATCCTCAACTCGATTTGATTTCGGGATTTTCAGCTAAAAGCGTGGCTTCCGGACATTTTATTGATGGTAGAAGTTTGTTAACTATTGAACAAGGCGACAATGATATTGATAAGATAGATTGGGCAACTAATAAAATTGATGACAGCCAATATTATGTCACTTCAGCTGTTTATGGCTTGAAAAAAAGAAAAGCAATTTATCGCGAAGGTTTAGGGGCGACCTTAATCAATGATGATTTTGATGTTACAAAACCATATGACGTTCCTAAACGAACTAAAATCAATAACAATCTTCCTTATCCTTTTGGAAATCTGGAAGCAAAAGACACCGTCTTTGACAATGTTGATTATAAAAAATTAAAAGCGGCTGTCAACAATGCTTTTGATGCGAAAGAAGAGAAATTGAAACGAACGCGTTCTGTAATTGTAATTTACAAAGACAAAATCATTGCTGAAAGTTATGCCTTTGGTTTCAACAAAAACTCTAAAATTTTAGGCTGGTCGATGACTAAAAGTTTGACAGCTACTTACTTCGGAATTCTTCAAAAACAGGGCAAAATAGATATTATGAAGCCTGCACCAATTGTCGAATGGAAGAATGATGAGCGTTCCAAAATTACCCTCAATGATTTATTACATATGAATTCGGGATTGGAATGGGAAGAAGATTATAGCAAGATTTCGGATGTGACTAAAATGCTTTTTCAAGCCGAGGATATGACTAAATCGCAAGCTGAAAAACCAGCGAAATACAAACCAAATACACATTGGAATTACTCTTCTGGAACGACAAATCTGTTATCCGGAATCTTGCGAAAACAATTCAAAACGCATCAGGAATATTTAGACTTTTGGTATTCATCTTTGTTTGATAAAATCGGTATGAGCTCGGCTTTAACAGAAACCGATATGGCCGGCAATTTTGTCGGTTCCTCTTATGGTTGGGCAACAACAAGAGATTGGGCGAAGTTTGGTTTGTTGTATTTACATAAAGGAAACTGGAACGGCGAACAGCTTTTTGATGAAAGTTGGGCGAAATATGTTGCCACACCAACCGCCAGTTCAAACGGAAGATATGGCGCACAGTTTTGGCTAAACGCTGGCGGCTATTTCCCGGATGTGCCAAAGGATATGTTTTACTGCAGTGGTTACCAAGGTCAAATGGTAGCGATTTTTCCATCACAGAATTTGGTGATTGTCAGAATGGGTTTAAGCGAGGATTTTGATTTTAACAAATTTTTGAGAGATGTAATTGGGAGTTTCAAGAAGTAA
- a CDS encoding aminotransferase class V-fold PLP-dependent enzyme — protein MNYDGELLMDEYEKLLSDKTKLVVCNHISNGLGTINPIEFIIEKAHKAGAAVLIDGAQACPHLKPDVQALNVDFYVTSAHKMCGPTGVGMLYGKEEWLRKLPPYKGGGEMIATVTFEKTTYADLPHKFEAGTPNICGGIAFGTAIDYMNEVGFDNIASYERELLEYGTKKLLELEGIEIYGTKDLNKKASVISFNFKGIHPYDVGTIIDKLGIAVRTGHHCAQPIMDFYKIPGTIRASFAFYNTKEEIDLMIEALKKAQMMLG, from the coding sequence ATGAATTATGATGGCGAATTGCTGATGGATGAATACGAAAAATTGCTTTCGGATAAAACCAAATTGGTGGTTTGTAATCACATTTCAAATGGTTTGGGAACAATCAATCCAATTGAATTTATAATCGAAAAAGCGCATAAGGCCGGAGCTGCTGTTTTAATTGATGGAGCACAAGCTTGTCCGCATTTAAAACCGGATGTTCAGGCATTGAATGTAGATTTTTATGTAACTTCGGCTCACAAAATGTGCGGTCCAACCGGCGTTGGAATGTTGTACGGAAAAGAAGAATGGCTGCGAAAATTACCACCATACAAAGGCGGTGGCGAAATGATTGCAACAGTGACTTTTGAAAAAACAACCTATGCCGATTTACCTCATAAGTTTGAAGCAGGAACACCAAATATTTGTGGCGGAATTGCCTTTGGAACTGCCATCGATTATATGAATGAAGTTGGGTTTGACAACATCGCTTCCTATGAAAGAGAATTGTTGGAATATGGAACAAAAAAGTTATTGGAATTAGAAGGCATTGAGATTTATGGAACAAAGGATTTGAATAAGAAAGCATCGGTAATTTCGTTTAATTTCAAAGGAATTCACCCGTATGATGTTGGCACGATTATCGATAAACTGGGCATTGCTGTACGAACCGGACATCATTGCGCACAGCCGATTATGGATTTTTATAAAATCCCAGGAACGATAAGAGCAAGTTTTGCTTTTTATAATACCAAGGAAGAAATAGATTTGATGATTGAAGCATTGAAAAAAGCACAAATGATGTTGGGTTAG
- a CDS encoding SUF system Fe-S cluster assembly protein: MEEFKDDINLGENVVKTLKGIYDPEIPVDIYELGLIYDVMINEDNEVKVLMTLTSPNCPVAETLPREVEEKIKKIDTVKACEVEITFDPPWSKDLMSEEAKLELGML; the protein is encoded by the coding sequence ATGGAAGAATTTAAAGACGATATCAATTTAGGAGAAAATGTGGTGAAAACGCTGAAAGGCATTTACGATCCTGAAATTCCTGTTGATATTTACGAATTAGGATTAATCTACGATGTGATGATTAATGAAGATAATGAAGTAAAAGTTTTGATGACACTGACTTCGCCAAATTGTCCTGTGGCAGAAACGTTGCCTCGAGAAGTAGAAGAAAAAATAAAAAAAATAGATACCGTTAAAGCCTGCGAAGTTGAAATTACTTTTGATCCGCCTTGGAGCAAAGATTTAATGAGCGAAGAAGCTAAGTTAGAACTGGGAATGCTGTAG
- a CDS encoding DUF2480 family protein, with amino-acid sequence MQDEIVNKVANSVLEVFDLEDYYPNGIRTQIDISQWLFEGFLLKEKDFREALKNHDWKQYENQYVAIYCSTDAIIPAWASILVTVYLSPFAKKVVMGNLSDLETALYQEILPTLDYSKYQDKPVILKGCSKKPVPESAYIMAIQKLQSFAKSIMYGEACSAVPLFKKGK; translated from the coding sequence ATGCAAGATGAAATTGTAAATAAAGTTGCCAACTCTGTACTCGAAGTGTTCGATTTGGAAGATTATTATCCAAACGGCATTCGAACGCAGATTGATATTTCGCAATGGCTTTTCGAAGGCTTTTTATTAAAAGAAAAAGACTTTCGCGAAGCGCTGAAAAATCACGATTGGAAGCAATATGAAAATCAGTATGTTGCTATTTATTGTTCAACGGATGCTATAATTCCGGCTTGGGCAAGCATTTTGGTTACAGTTTATCTTTCTCCATTTGCCAAAAAAGTGGTTATGGGAAATCTATCCGATTTAGAAACCGCACTTTACCAGGAAATTCTTCCAACCTTGGATTACTCAAAATACCAAGACAAACCGGTCATTTTAAAAGGATGTTCCAAAAAACCTGTTCCCGAAAGTGCTTATATCATGGCGATTCAAAAACTACAGTCATTTGCTAAAAGCATAATGTACGGCGAAGCCTGTTCGGCTGTTCCGTTGTTCAAGAAAGGGAAATAA
- a CDS encoding DUF3078 domain-containing protein: MKKFILTIVLALAFTSVFAQVNEKELLKKTEETVAKIQEEKPKGWEKKGMFTFLLNQANFNNWLAGGQSSVSGNAGVKYDFNYKSDTWTWDNKAFANYGLTKLQGQDLQKTDDRVEFNSLLGKKATGEWYYSAFFNFKTQFDSGFDPADNTMKISHFFSPAYFQLGIGMLWKKNDNLKINIAPATSKLILVHKHFTDLGPSFGVAQGDSSRCEFGAALNGYYKFNMIENVTAENILNLYTNYLEDGQNVDIDYTLNIVMKVNKYLSTNISFQTIYDDNAFRGFQTREVIGIGVNYGF, from the coding sequence ATGAAGAAATTTATACTTACGATAGTTTTGGCATTAGCTTTTACCAGTGTTTTTGCGCAGGTGAATGAAAAAGAATTGCTAAAGAAAACAGAAGAAACAGTTGCTAAAATCCAAGAGGAAAAGCCTAAAGGTTGGGAGAAAAAAGGAATGTTTACATTCTTGCTTAACCAAGCAAATTTCAACAACTGGTTAGCCGGTGGACAAAGCAGTGTTTCGGGAAACGCAGGGGTGAAATATGATTTCAATTATAAAAGCGATACCTGGACATGGGATAACAAAGCATTCGCTAACTATGGTTTGACGAAACTTCAAGGACAGGATCTTCAAAAAACGGATGATCGTGTGGAATTCAATTCGCTACTTGGTAAAAAAGCTACCGGAGAATGGTATTATTCCGCTTTTTTCAACTTCAAAACGCAATTCGATTCGGGTTTTGATCCTGCAGACAATACAATGAAAATTTCCCATTTTTTCTCTCCGGCTTATTTCCAATTGGGGATTGGTATGTTGTGGAAGAAAAACGATAATTTGAAAATAAACATTGCACCGGCAACCTCTAAATTAATTTTGGTTCACAAACACTTCACCGATTTAGGGCCATCTTTTGGTGTGGCGCAAGGCGATAGTTCTCGTTGCGAATTTGGAGCTGCTCTTAACGGTTACTATAAATTCAACATGATAGAAAATGTAACCGCAGAGAACATCCTGAATTTATATACCAATTACTTGGAAGACGGTCAAAATGTTGACATTGATTATACATTAAACATCGTAATGAAAGTCAATAAATATTTGTCAACCAATATATCGTTTCAAACGATTTATGACGACAACGCTTTTCGCGGATTTCAAACAAGAGAAGTTATCGGGATTGGCGTGAATTACGGTTTCTAA
- a CDS encoding SufE family protein: MTIQEIQNEIVDEFSMFDDWMQRYEYIIDLGKSLPLIDEQYKTEDNIIKGCQSKVWVHAEQIGDKVVFTADSDAILTKGIIAILIRTFSNQKAADILDANTDFIDEIGLKEHLSPTRANGLVSMIKKIKMYALAFNAKN, encoded by the coding sequence ATGACAATACAAGAAATACAAAACGAAATCGTTGACGAGTTTTCAATGTTTGACGATTGGATGCAACGCTACGAATATATCATCGATTTAGGGAAATCATTACCGCTGATTGATGAACAATACAAAACCGAAGATAATATTATCAAAGGCTGTCAGTCGAAGGTTTGGGTTCATGCAGAGCAAATTGGAGACAAAGTAGTTTTTACTGCCGATAGCGATGCGATTCTGACCAAAGGAATTATCGCGATTTTGATTCGGACTTTTTCCAATCAGAAAGCAGCTGATATTCTGGATGCCAATACTGATTTTATAGATGAAATTGGGCTAAAAGAACACTTATCACCAACACGTGCCAATGGTTTGGTTTCAATGATTAAAAAAATAAAAATGTATGCATTGGCATTCAATGCAAAAAATTAA